A genomic segment from Malus domestica chromosome 05, GDT2T_hap1 encodes:
- the LOC103419665 gene encoding uncharacterized protein, with protein MFSLKPCKSRCNSPFLSNPRRLQNLAKPQSTIFSPCRVLSPHERRLGVRANSGKGEAEKKERRPFLTLEEAGLVEISGLSTHERFLCRLTISSLNLLRVISEQEGCEIEELNAGKVCDWFVKDKLKREQNLDSAVLQWDDSELF; from the exons ATGTTCTCGCTGAAGCCTTGTAAAAGCCGTTGCAACTCACCCTTCCTCTCCAACCCACGTCGTCTTCAAAACCTAGCAAAACCGCAAAGTACCATTTTCTCCCCATGCAGGGTATTGTCTCCCCATGAAAGAAGACTTGGCGTGAGGGCAAATAGTGGAAAAGGAGAAGCAGAGAAGAAGGAAAGACGACCTTTCTTAACCCTAGAAGAAGCTGGTCTGGTAGAAATCTCCGGTCTCAGCACTCACGAAAGATTTCTATGTCGTTTAACG ATATCGTCGTTGAATTTGCTGAGAGTGATATCAGAACAAGAAGGATGCGAAATTGAGGAGCTAAATGCTGGGAAGGTATGTGACTGGTTTGTGAAGGATAAGTTGAAAAGAGAGCAGAACTTGGACTCTGCTGTCCTCCAGTGGGATGATTCTGagctattttaa
- the LOC103419663 gene encoding putative 3'(2'),5'-bisphosphate nucleotidase, mitochondrial, with protein sequence MIFVHSARHFSTVRFTRPDSALRRRRFRVRSSLPFGTEKANYYRELEAAVDAVERACALCVDIQSSVLQRRVVEKTDQTPVTVADFGVQALVSLELGKRFPLIPLVAEEDSAFVRSNKLVEPVLNAVLDKSSCAENPWTADEVLEAIDRGGPEGLAFGAQPATYWVLDPIDGTKGFVKGNPALYVVGLALVVDGELVLGVMGCPNWKNDISNKSTSEVQEENISPPGSGIIMVAHTGCGTWTKRLSSVLNSTAKMPYSWTQCFVDGSCIMEEARFSIPDSDVWESFPLSSLFRSTNADSIDEGEILLVKSCCGSLSKYMMVASGVVSLHMQRVKVHRVTKAWDHVVGIICVHEAGGKVTDWKGDELNLAADEVGRRNIYPSGGILATNGTLHNRLLEMISFSSTVSR encoded by the exons ATGATTTTTGTGCACTCAGCCCGCCATTTTTCGACCGTCCGATTCACTCGGCCCGATTCGGCACTCCGCCGGCGGCGCTTCCGCGTGAGGTCGAGTTTGCCGTTCGGAACTGAAAAGGCCAACTACTATCGAGAGCTGGAAGCTGCCGTCGATGCCGTGGAGAGAGCTTGCGCGCTCTGCGTTGACATCCAGTCGTCGGTGCTTCAACGGCGGGTCGTTGAAAAGACCGACCAGACTCCGGTGACGGTGGCGGATTTTGGAGTCCAGGCTCTCGTCAGTTTGG AGCTTGGGAAACGATTCCCTTTGATTCCATTGGTGGCGGAAGAGGACTCGGCGTTTGTTCGTTCGAATAAACTGGTGGAGCCAGTGCTCAATGCGGTGCTTGACAAATCTAGTTGTGCAGAGAACCCATGGACGGCTGATGAAGTATTGGAAGCCATTGACAGAGGTGGTCCGGAGGGTCTTGCTTTCGGAGCTCAGCCCGCCACGTATTGG GTACTTGACCCCATTGATGGCACAAAAGGATTCGTGAAGGGAAATCCGGCGTTATATGTG GTTGGCTTGGCACTTGTTGTTGACGGGGAGCTTGTATTGGGTGTCATGGGGTGCCCAAACTGGAAGAATGATATATCCAACAAATCCACCTCTGAAGTCCAGGAAGAAAATATCAGTCCACCTGGATCAGGGATTATTATGGTTGCTCATACAGGCTGTGGAACATGGACAAAACGTTTATCATCTGTGCTAAATTCCACAGCCAAAATGCCTTATTCTTGGACTCAATGCTTTGTTGATGGGTCTTGTATCATGGAAGAGGCACGATTTTCTATCCCAGATAGTGATGTATGGGAGTCATTTCCGCTATCATCTTTATTCAGATCAACTAACGCTGATAGCATTGACGAGGGCGAAATTCTTCTTGTAAAATCTTGTTGTGGAAG TTTATCCAAGTATATGATGGTGGCTTCGGGCGTGGTATCTCTTCATATGCAGCGTGTGAAAGTTCACAGAGTTACCAAG GCATGGGATCACGTTGTTGGTATTATATGTGTGCACGAAGCAGGGGGGAAG GTGACTGACTGGAAGGGAGATGAACTTAATCTAGCAGCGGATGAAGTTGGACGGAGGAATATATACCCTTCCGGCGGAATCCTTGCGACTAATGGCACCTTGCATAACCGGCTTTTAGAGATGATATCTTTCAGTTCAACTGTTTCCCGGTGA